In Camelina sativa cultivar DH55 chromosome 16, Cs, whole genome shotgun sequence, a single window of DNA contains:
- the LOC104753499 gene encoding indole glucosinolate O-methyltransferase 4-like gives MANHLQDPLTTSIKQGLIKTEQQFDEETLSLQAGMILSTAGFPMVFKTALELGVIDTIATVEEGVWLSSSEIALRLPTKPTNPEAPVLLDRMLALLVSHSILKYRMVEAGESGQPGKTERVYAAEPVCMFFLNRGGGSSSLATMLMVGLSEVYFKTWTHLKDMILEGKDAFTSAHGMRIFEYTGSNKRFGEMFNRGMSEVSTMIMNRVLEVYKGFDDVNTLVDVGGGFGHVIGLVTSKYPHIKGINFDLAKVLTDAPLYPGVEHVSGDMFKEIPKGDAIIMKWILHDWNDEDCIKLLKNCWRSLSEQGKFTTRKQGNFRRTY, from the exons atggcAAACCATCTTCAAGATCCCTTAACCACTTCCATTAAACAAGGTctaataaaaacagagcaacaattTGACGAAGAAACATTGAGTTTGCAAGCAGGGATGATCTTGTCCACTGCGGGCTTCCCTATGGTTTTCAAAACGGCCTTGGAGCTTGGCGTCATCGACACGATTGCTACTGTAGAGGAAGGCGTATGGCTCTCGTCTTCTGAGATTGCACTTCGTCTCCCAACCAAACCCACTAACCCGGAGGCACCGGTTTTATTGGACCGGATGCTGGCTTTACTTGTTAGTCACTCGATCTTAAAGTACCGTATGGTTGAAGCGGGAGAAAGCGGTCAACCCGGAAAAACCGAGAGAGTTTATGCTGCTGAACCGGTTTGCATGTTTTTCTTGAACCGTGGCGGCGGCTCCAGTTCTCTTGCGACTATGCTCATGGTAGGCCTAAGCGAAGTCTATTTCAAGACTTG GACACATCTCAAAGATATGATATTAGAAGGAAAGGATGCATTCACCTCTGCTCATGGCATGCGAATCTTTGAATACACTGGTTCAAACAAACGGTTCGGTGAGATGTTTAACCGGGGAATGTCAGAAGTTTCTACCATGATCATGAATAGAGTTCTAGAAGTGTACAAGGGATTCGATGATGTAAACACTTTAGTGGATGTTGGAGGAGGATTTGGACACGTCATAGGTTTAGTGACTTCCAAGTATCCTCATATTAAGGGCATCAATTTCGACTTAGCCAAGGTTTTAACTGACGCTCCTCTTTATCCGG gagtgGAGCATGTTTCAGGAGATATGTTTAAAGAAATTCCAAAAGGAGATGCCATCATCATGAAA TGGATACTACATGATTGGAACGACGAAGATTGCATAAAGCTTCTAAAAAATTGCTGGAGAAGTCTTTCGGAACAAGGAaaattcactacaagaaaacagggtaATTTCCGACGGACGTACTGA